One window from the genome of Musa acuminata AAA Group cultivar baxijiao chromosome BXJ1-4, Cavendish_Baxijiao_AAA, whole genome shotgun sequence encodes:
- the LOC135672471 gene encoding transcription factor bHLH77-like — protein sequence MSSGPSNQLLQCFLNLNSDHSIDPDTQLGSAMSSFMSSQSSNSAAPAKSCGFRELGARLQRIDDSSEEVSPRSRFTDASGNSSPKGDLSKLDNVRRHLPQAMGGLTIAGNLALAHLDQFAACPGFVESAARFSSLDDQDRCWRSSHLELPGNAVLHSSVASNQFPTVRYAELWNSREETSVSDPISVSGEASLGAPRDSNAKKRKAPLKSKEKDTIQPKSVIDPPKVADEEDSDAKRWRSTGNNNEIGNEQNDGARTRGNSEEKQERESNDKPSEPPKDYVHVRARRGQATDTHSLAERVRREKISERMKLLQDLVPGCSKATGKAVMLDEIIDYVQSLQLQVEFLSMKLATVNPELDFNNLANFRANDMIQICRPVPDSVYQVEMSMASSHAKQPQQRNRISSHCFMNMLDPTCHLSLIAHQAYLNGIGDASSQLGTFWEDDLQSVASFWNFHGGT from the exons ATGAGTTCTGGACCGTCGAATCAATTGCTGCAGTGCTTTCTCAACCTGAATTCCGACCATTCCATCGATCCCGACACCCAACTTGGGTCGGCAATGAGTTCCTTCATGTCGTCTCAGTCGTCTAATTCAGCTGCCCCTGCCAAGAGCTGCGGCTTTCGTGAGCTCGGGGCACGTTTGCAGAGAATTGACGACTCGAGCGAAGAGGTCTCACCGCGGTCCCGATTCACGGATGCTTCTGGGAATTCGTCTCCAAAAGGCGATCTTTCCAAGCTGGATAACGTTCGTCGACACTTGCCTCAGGCCATGGGAGGGCTAACTATCGCAGGCAATCTGGCCCTGGCACATTTGGATCAGTTCGCGGCATGCCCAGGTTTTGTGGAGAGCGCAGCAAGGTTTTCCAGCCTCGACGACCAGGATCGCTGTTGGCGCTCCAGCCATCTTGAGCTACCAGGGAATGCCGTGCTGCATTCCAGCGTAGCAAGCAACCAGTTTCCGACGGTGAGATATGCCGAGTTGTGGAACTCTAGAGAGGAAACATCGGTATCCGATCCGATTTCTGTGAGTGGAGAAGCAAGCTTAGGTGCTCCCAGAGATAGCAACGCGAAGAAGCGAAAAGCTCCTCTGAAGAGCAAAGAGAAGGATACTATTCAACCGAAATCCGTCATTGATCCTCCCAAG GTGGCAGACGAAGAGGATTCTGATGCAAAGAGATGGCGATCGACGGGGAACAATAACGAGATTGGCAATGAGCAAAATGATGGTGCCAGAACTAGAGGGAATAGTGAAGAGAAGCAGGAAAGAGAAAGCAATGACAAGCCCTCAGAGCCTCCCAAGGACTACGTTCATGTCAGGGCGAGAAGAGGCCAAGCAACCGATACCCACAGCCTAGCAGAAAGG GTGAGAAGAGAAAAGATCAGCGAACGAATGAAGTTACTACAAGATCTCGTTCCAGGCTGCAGTAAG GCAACCGGCAAGGCGGTCATGCTTGATGAGATTATAGACTATGTGCAGTCGTTGCAGCTCCAAGTCGAG TTTCTGTCCATGAAGCTGGCCACTGTAAACCCTGAGTTGGATTTCAACAATTTGGCAAATTTCCGTGCCAATGAT ATGATACAAATTTGTAGGCCTGTGCCAGATTCAGTGTATCAAGTTGAAATGAGCATGGCATCATCACATGCTAAGCAACCTCAACAGAGGAACAGAATAAGTTCTCATTGCTTCATGAACATGTTAGACCCCACTTGTCATCTAAGTCTCATTGCACATCAGGCTTACCTTAATGGAATTGGAGATGCTTCATCGCAG CTTGGGACTTTCTGGGAGGATGATCTCCAAAGTGTTGCTTCCTTTTGGAACTTCCATGGTG GGACATGA